Part of the Williamwhitmania sp. genome, GTTAATGCGAAAAACAACCAAAAAGCAATTCTCACGATAAGTAGTTTTGTGCCTGCAGCAAGTTAAATATTCGTAGTTAGTTTCAAAAGATCGCCACTAAATAGTTTTTGTACTGCCAGTATTTAGCTTAAATTTCTGCGAAGAAGCCTTGAATCTTTGCAAGAGACTCCTTAAATACGTTGGCGTTTGCAGCAATAATTTGTTTGTTGAATATATAATTATTTCCCCCACTAAAATCACTTACTTTTCCACCTGCCTGCTCAACAATGAAAGCTCCAGCTGCAACATCCCATGGTTGAAGACTATACTCATAAAAAAGTTCAAACCTACCTGCTGCTACATAAACTAAGTCTGTGGCTGCTGATCCCAATCTGCGGATGCCGTGCGATTCTTGCATGAAAAATTCAAGAGAATCTTGGTAGGACTTCATCTTTGAAAAGTCGTAGTAAGGAAATCCCGTTGCAACGAGGCTTTCGTTGATGGTAGTTGCAGCCGATACCTTAATTTCTTTTCCATTGAGGTAGGCGCCACTGCCTTTCCATGCATAGAAGCACTCGTTGAGCGAGCATTCCAGCACCACGCCAACCACCACGCTATTCTCGTGCATGAGCGCCACACTTATTGCATAAGGTGAAATGCCGTGAACAAAATTGGTCGTTCCGTCTAGTGGGTCGATAATCCATTGATATTCTGCATTTACATGCTCCACAGTACCCTCTTCGGCTAAGAAAGAGGCTTCAGGCATAATTTCGTGCAGCCCTTTCACCAGCATCTTTTCAGAGGATTTATCAACATATGACACAAAGTCATGTAGGCCTTTAACCTCCACCTTGCTCATGGTGAAAGTTGCTTTTTCCCTTTGGATAAACTGGCTTACTTCTTCTTCAAGGGTGATAACTTGGCGGCAAATGGATTCAAAGTTCATGGTCTTGTTATTTCGATGGTTGCAGTTCCAATATTGGTGGTTCCAATGAGCTTGGCGGGAACAATGGTGTTTGCCATGTTTTTAATAAATGGGGCTTCAACAAGAATGTAATTTTCGGTATAGCCAAGCATTTGGTCTCCCTTACGTCGTGCTTCAAACAGCACGTTAACTGCTCGTCCAAGGTTGTCTTGGTAAAACTGCCGATGCAGCTTGTCAGAAAGATTTTGGAGCAGGTGTGTCCTTCGGCTAATTTCGGTTGAGGAAACCCTCTCGGGCATTAACTCTGCTGGGGTATTGGGCCTTACCGAATATGGGAAAATATGCAGAAAAGAGACGTTTAACATTTCAAGGAGGTTGTAGCTGTCCATGAAGTCGGCGATACTCTCTCCCGGAAATCCTACTATTACGTCGATTCCAATAAATGCCTCTGGAATTGCACTTTTAATTTCCAAAATCTTTGCCGCGAATTGCTCCCGAGTATATCGGCGCCTCATGGCCTTTAGTATATTGTTGGAACCTGACTGTAGTGGAATATGAAAGTGAGGTAAAAATTTTGAGGATTGGGCAACGTGGCCTATAATTTCTGATGTTAACAAATTTGGCTCAATTGAGCTAATCCTATACCTCTCAATGCCATCAACTATTTCAAGTTCTTGGATAAGATTCAGAAAGGTCTCGCTGGTTGTTTGGCCAAAATCTCCAATGTTGACTCCAGTAAGAATGATTTCTTTAACTCCTCTTGTCGCAATCGCCATAGCCTCACTGACAATCTGTGCTATGGGTAAATTCCTGCTTTTCCCTCGGGCAAGAGGAATGGTACAGTAACTACAGTGGTAGTTGCATCCGTCTTGAACCTTAAGGAACGATCGGGTGCGATCGGCGGAAGAGTATGCTGGGAAAATGGTCTCAACTGTTTCTATGTTGCAGCTGTATATGTCAGTGTTACCACTATTATTTGAATTAAGTAGGTGAAATATGTTCCCCTTTTCTGAGGCTCCAACTACTATATTTACCCCTTCAATGGCCGCTAATTCGTTGGGGTTGAGCTGAGCGTAGCATCCGGTAACCACTACCTTGGCGTTGGGCGATTGGCTGATTAGTTTTCTAATAGCTTGGCGGCATTTCTTGTCAGCATGTTCAGTTACCGAGCAGGTGTTGATAACATATACCTCGGCGATAGAGGAGGGAGGCACGCGACGATATCCATTCTCCTCAAATTCCCTTGCAATGGTTGAGGATTCTGAAAAATTCAGTTTGCAGCCAAGCGTGATAAAAGCCACCCTTTTATTTGGGTTAGAAGCCATTCAGTAATACAAATTGATACAGGGTGACAAATGTACTACTTTTTTAGTCGTTCAATTTTAGCATTTAGCTTATTCTTGTCCTTCTTAAACTCTTTATAGAGCTTTTTAGCAATACCGTCGGATACACCAATGGTGGGAACAATTATGTTTTTGGAACCTAACCATCCTGAAACCGACAAAAAAAGTTGGGTGGCAGGAACTATAACATCGGCTCGGTCCGGATTCAGACCAAGGTCGGAAACACGCTCTTCGTAGGTGAGTTGGGTTAACTTTTTAAAAAGACTTTTTAGCTCCAAGGGGTCGATGATGTTTTGATCTTTTTTGCCCAGCATTCGGCTAATCTTATTTATATTACCACCTGAACCGATAATGTCGACCTGTCCAAA contains:
- a CDS encoding inositol monophosphatase family protein encodes the protein MNFESICRQVITLEEEVSQFIQREKATFTMSKVEVKGLHDFVSYVDKSSEKMLVKGLHEIMPEASFLAEEGTVEHVNAEYQWIIDPLDGTTNFVHGISPYAISVALMHENSVVVGVVLECSLNECFYAWKGSGAYLNGKEIKVSAATTINESLVATGFPYYDFSKMKSYQDSLEFFMQESHGIRRLGSAATDLVYVAAGRFELFYEYSLQPWDVAAGAFIVEQAGGKVSDFSGGNNYIFNKQIIAANANVFKESLAKIQGFFAEI
- the mtaB gene encoding tRNA (N(6)-L-threonylcarbamoyladenosine(37)-C(2))-methylthiotransferase MtaB, with the protein product MASNPNKRVAFITLGCKLNFSESSTIAREFEENGYRRVPPSSIAEVYVINTCSVTEHADKKCRQAIRKLISQSPNAKVVVTGCYAQLNPNELAAIEGVNIVVGASEKGNIFHLLNSNNSGNTDIYSCNIETVETIFPAYSSADRTRSFLKVQDGCNYHCSYCTIPLARGKSRNLPIAQIVSEAMAIATRGVKEIILTGVNIGDFGQTTSETFLNLIQELEIVDGIERYRISSIEPNLLTSEIIGHVAQSSKFLPHFHIPLQSGSNNILKAMRRRYTREQFAAKILEIKSAIPEAFIGIDVIVGFPGESIADFMDSYNLLEMLNVSFLHIFPYSVRPNTPAELMPERVSSTEISRRTHLLQNLSDKLHRQFYQDNLGRAVNVLFEARRKGDQMLGYTENYILVEAPFIKNMANTIVPAKLIGTTNIGTATIEITRP